From the genome of Monomorium pharaonis isolate MP-MQ-018 chromosome 2, ASM1337386v2, whole genome shotgun sequence, one region includes:
- the LOC118644315 gene encoding uncharacterized protein LOC118644315 — MRGLFVPWLAQGGRLLRNLRAVAARNSLRYRMYTSRLRASPLSVKKLMRQDYPAKLGKCLTTGEKRSIVSRSKLATKSVKSAFPFGCNCMQMHEHARDYT, encoded by the exons ATGAGAGGATTGTTTGTGCCGTGGTTGGCTCAAGGTGGTCGACTTCTACGGAACTTACGTGCTGTAGCT GCCAGGAACTCTCTCCGATATCGGATGTACACAAGCAGACTGCGCGCGTCACCTTTATCGGTGAAGAAACTCATGCGACAGGATTACCCGGCGAAGCTGGGGAAATGTCTCACCACAGGCGAAAAGCGGTCGATCGTCTCGAGGTCGAAACTCGCGACGAAATCTGTGAAGTCGGCGTTTCCCTTCGGGTGCAATTGTATGCAAATGCATGAACATGCTCGAGATTACACTTGA